CTCATTGTATTCTGTAATATAATTTATGGGTGCATTACTACCATCTCAGCCAATAGATTGAAACCTTCTTTCAATGACGTGATTGGCAAACATCAATCTGCCTTCATGCAGGAagatatataatagaaaaaagtgCTTCTAATGCAGGAAATAGTGAAGAACTATCATTAGAATAGAGGCAGCCTAGGTGTACCTTGAAAATTGATTAATGAGAGCATGCGATTTTGCTGAATCACACTCTATACTTCGCTGCTTGTTAGCTATTGGTGTTCCCACAAATTTGCCAATATATTAGTGGTGAAAAAGGCCTTAGAAGATTTCAAAAGTCTTTTTGGCTTATAAGCCAATGCTTCCAAGTTCCAAGAGTGAGTTGTTGTAGCAATACCTGACATGCTCCAATTCAAAGAAGGAAAATTTCCAGTTAGCTAGCTTAGAGTGCCTCTCATATCTAGTAAGCTCATTGAAAAAGAATGCAGTCCTCTTATAAATAAGATTATACCAAAAGTTAATTTATGGTCTAAAGTAAAGCAAACCAATTAACAATCAATAAAGCTCTAAACTAGTAATTTGGAAATTTCATTGCAGAAGTGGGGAAATGATAtgtgaattgaataaattagaacatcaaaacactaaaaataGATCAGATGTTGAGCTGAAAAAGGAACAAGAAAGCATACACTAGATGACAATTAATTAGTAACCATTGTCTTACATACACACCCACCGTAAGCATAGTTTCTgccaataaaaaagaaaaagaaaaaaaagagtgcaaCAAGTACATAAACCCATTTCCGATTACTACAACACCAAGTCTTAGCAACCCTATTGAGACAATCCCCTTTCATTCAGGAAAAATGACATTGAGGGTTCCTTTGGTACTGCATCTCTAGCCGCTTCAGCTGTACATCCTTGTCATGAGCAAGTGCTGTAAACATGCTCCTACCCTCTGCTTTTTCCATGAAGAAGAGGGTGCTGAACATATAAAGACGACCACCCGATTACACCCTAGGAAGACAAAACACCATGTCCAGAATTGCTTTAACCTCAGTAGTTGTGTTGGAGATAGTTGGTGAATGAGTACTTACACTTCTACCTTCAGCAAACACATTTGAGATGCTCTTCAAAGAGTCGGACACCTCTTGCACAACTGaacatttttttcttggtttcttGCAAATTCTCCTAAAAAGGTGGACACCGCTTGACAAGCTTTTCCCCTTATTCACTGCCGGTCCTGCCCTCGACAAAGCTAGGCCTTCAACCTCCATTGGGTCAACATTCACACAGGGTTCGCATTAGGGGTCAACAAATTCTTTGGTATTAGTGAAGTCCCCAGACCCTTCGGTGCTTTCCTTTGACATTTGAGCACTCGTGCAGAATGCATTTTTTCCCGTTGCAATCGTGCCTCCAAACATGATGTCCATGGAGTCAAGATTCggcatacctttttttttttctaaagattcCTGCCTTGGGACATGCCTACATGTGGACAACCAGTAGTTAGAATACAATATAGTTGTAGACAGTGGAGTTTTTCACAATTATGTAAAGTGAACTAACTGCAATCTTTCGGGTCCACCACTCATCACTGGCATCAAGCAAAGTAGTTCCAGGATCAATACCCAACCCAGTGTCACGCTTAAAACACTCGTTATAGTCCCTCCAATTTTTTCTCAGATGATCCCATTTGTTTTTAACTTGCTGGTGAGTCACCACTTTTCCCATTTCACTCAACTGCTTAATCACTGCATCAACCCCTACCCTTCTCAAAAATCCTCCTTTCCTCTTGCCCTCTAGGACTTGAACAGtacacaaatcacaaaaagtttttagttccTGTGGATCTTTCCAATCTTGTCTCACATCATTACCACCGTCCTTTGATTTCCCCTTAACCATTTTTGCTACAACCTCCTTTTATACTCATTGAGGCATTTCAAAAAACAGTTTGTGTGCATGTCATAATCGATTAAGCATGCCCACATGAAAAATGCAAAGTAAACTCACATAGTCCAAATAGAACACATGTAGGAAGAGAAACACACAAAATTACACGAAGGACCCACATACTAGTGTCATGTAAAACACAAAAACTACACAAACACGTTGAACACAAAAACCACACACAAACGTTGAACACAAAAAACCACAGATTGAAGCTTCATGGAAAACAATATAACCACACACCAACAGATCAGAGAGTAT
This genomic stretch from Castanea sativa cultivar Marrone di Chiusa Pesio chromosome 1, ASM4071231v1 harbors:
- the LOC142621403 gene encoding uncharacterized protein LOC142621403 produces the protein MVKGKSKDGGNDVRQDWKDPQELKTFCDLCTVQVLEGKRKGGFLRRVGVDAVIKQLSEMGKVVTHQQVKNKWDHLRKNWRDYNECFKRDTGLGIDPGTTLLDASDEWWTRKIAVSSLYIIVKNSTVYNYIVF